Below is a genomic region from Streptomyces puniciscabiei.
CTCGTGCCCCTGGCGCCGGCCCTCCTGCGCCACGAGCGTGAGCCGGGCCCGTACGGTCACCGTGCCGGCGACCCGCCAGCGCGCCTCGAACACGCGCCGGGCCGAGTCCTCCGGCACGGGAGGTTCGGCGAAGTCGTCGATGTCGCCGCTCTCCTGGTGCCGGCGCAGGGTGCGGCGGACGACCTCCTCGGGGGCGGGACCGGTGTGGCGGCCACGGACCGCCCAGAGGGTCTGCGGGACGGTGGCGCGGTCGGCGGTGGAGTTCGACATGAGCCAATCTGCTGATGGGGGCGGGTGTGCCTCCCAGTATCACCGCTCGGCGCGGGCTCACGTCGCCAGGGGCCGGATGGCGGCGTGTGGCGGCGGCCGCACGCCCCCGCGCACGGGACGCGCGCGGTCCACCCGGGGCGCACGGGGCACGCGTCGGGTGGCCGTCGTTCACACGTGGTCGGGGCCTCGTACGGCCCCCACAATGGTCCGGCGAACGGGGTCCGCCCATCCATCCGCTTAGGGGCGGACCCCGTTCTGCCTGCTCGGGGGAGGTAGGCGGGCTATTGGGTCTTCAGATCTTGCTGCTCGATATATATCGGCAGGCGATATATCCTGGCCGCATGACCGCGAAGAGCATGACCCGGGCGGCGTTCTTCGTCCTCACGGCGCTCGCCGACCAGCCCCGGCACGGCTACGGCATCCTGCGGGAGACGGCGGAACTCTCCGACGGAGAGGTGCAGTTGCGGGTCGGCACGCTGTACGGAGTGCTGGACCGGCTCACCGCGGACGGCCTGATCGTGCTGGACCGGGAAGAGGTCCGGCAGGGCCGGCTGCGCCGCTACTACCGGCTCACCGACGACGGAGTGGCCGCCCTGGAGGCGGAGGCCGAGCGGATGGCCGCCGGTGCCGGGGCGGCCAAGCGCCGCATCGCCGAGGGCCGCCGCGCCGGCGCCCGCCCCGCCCGGGGCCCGGCCGGGCTGGAACCCCCCACCGCACCCGGACTCGCGGGAGGCTACGCATGACCACGCTGCTGGAGGCCCGGTACCGCACCGTCCTGCGCCTGCTCCCCGCCTACTACCGGCGGGAGCGGGAGGAGGAGATGGTCGAGACGTACCTGGAGGACCTCGATCGCGACACCCAGGACCAGAGCCGGCCCACGCTCGGGGAGGTGGCGAGCATCGCCGCCCTGGCTGTGCGCAGCCGCCTCGGCGCCGCCGGGGCGCCCCGGCGCTACGTCGTGCTCGGATCGGGCGCGCGGCTCTTCGCACTGGCCGCCGTCCTGCTCCTGGCGGCCTCCGCGATCGTCGCGCCGGTCCTGCGGCTGACCTGGTCGTTCACCCGGGGCGGTGCGGAACGGCGGCTGTTCCTGGCGGACTTCACCGACCACGGACTCCTCACCGCGATCGTCGCCGTCGCCCAGTGGATCCTGCCGCTCGGCTGGGCCGTCGCCTATTTCGCCCTCCTGTACGACCGCCGTCGCCTCGCCCGGATCGGCGCCCTGGGGGCCGCCGTACCCACCCTGTGGCCGCTGGTCAGCTCGCTGACGGGGGCGACGGTCGTCACCGAGCCGGCGTTCGTCGTGACGCTGGCGCTGCTCGCCTGGCTGCCCGCCCTCGCGCTGTGCGCCGCCCACCACCGCGACGCACCCCCGGCCCGGCTGCCCGCCGGCACTCCCGGTCTGGTCCTCATGGCGACGTGCGTGGTGACCGGCGCGTCCCTGGTGCTGCTGCCCACCGCCGACGACCTGGTGTGGGGGCCCGCCAACTGCTTCCTTGTCGCCGCCCTCGGCCGGCTGCTGTGGAGCGCCCGCCGCGCGGCGAGCGCCGCGCCCGGCGGCGCCCTCGGCCTCGCCGCGCTCGGCCTGCTCCTGCTGGCCGCGCGTGTCGCCGCCGTCTACCCGTGGCTCCGGGTGCCCGGCGCCGGCCCGTACACCGGCGGGGCTCTCGCCCAGACCGCCGCGCTCGCACTGCTGACCGTGCTCCTGACGGTGGCCGGCCGCCGCGAACGCGCGGCACGCTGAGCGCCTCGGGGTCTTCGGGGCCCGACCCCGGTGCTGTCCCGCCCCGCGCCGGCCGTACGGTCTGCGCGGCCGCGCCCGGGCCCGCGCGGCGCGGTCACGGCGAGGGGCCGGTGCATCGGCACCGGCCCCTCGTGAGTCCCTGCGGAGTCCCGGTCCTACGCCCCGCTCTCCCGCAGCATGTCCTCGCGCTCGACGATCTTCACGCGCTCACGGCCCTGCGGCTCGCCCAGGGCGCGCTCGGCGGCGTCCAGCTTGTACCAGCCCTCCCAGGTGGTGAAGCGGACCTCGCGTGCGGCGAGGAAGGCGTCCACCGCCTCCGGCTCGGGCGAGGCCGGGGTGTGCAGCCGGCTGTTCGCGTAGTCGTCCAGCAGGTTGGCGACGGTCTCGTTGGCGTCGCCCTTGGTGTGGCCGATCAGGCCGACGGGGCCGCGCCGGATCCAGCCGGTGACGTAGGTGGACTGCAGATGAGTGCCGCCCTCCTCGATCACCCGGCCGCCCTCGTCCGGGATCGTGCCCGTCTCCATGTCCCAGGGCAGCTTGGGCAGTTTCTCGGAGAGGTAGCCGACCGCACGGTAGACGGCGGTGACGTCCCAGTCCTTGAACTCGCCGGTGCCCTTGACGTTTCCGGTGCCGTCGAGGGCGGTGCGCTCGGTGCGCAGGCCGACGACCCGGCCGTCCTCACCGAGGATCTCCGCGGGCGACTCGAAGAAGTGCAGGAACAGCTTGTGCGGCCGGTCGCCGACATCGCGGATCGCCCAGTTCTCCAGGGTCTTGGCGACCATGTCGGCCTGCTTGTTGCCGCGCCGGGTCTCGATCGAGCCCTCGTCGTAGTCGATGTCCTCGGGGTCGACGATCACCTCGATGTTCGGCGAGTGGTCCAGCTCGCGCAGCTCCATCGGGCTGAACTTCGCCTGGGCGGGGCCGCGCCGGCCGAACACGTGGATCTCGACGGCCTTGTTGGCCTTCAGGCCGTCGTAGACGTTCGGCGGGATCTCGGTCGGCAGCAGTTCGTCCGCGGTCTTGGCGAGGATGCGGGCCACGTCGAGGGCCACGTTGCCGACGCCCAGTACGGCGACCTTCTCCGCTTGGAGCGGCCAGGTGCGCGGGACGTCCGGGTGGCCGTCGTACCAGGAGACGAAGTCGGCGGCGCCGTAGGAGCCGTCCAGGTCGATGCCGGGCAAGGACAGTTCGCGGTCGGCCATCGCGCCGGTGGAGAAGATCACCGCGTCGTAGAAGGCGCGCAGGTCGTCCAGGCTGATGTCGGTCGGGTAGTCGACGTTGCCGAACAGCCGGATCTGCGGCTTGTCGAGCACCTGGTGCAGGGCGGTGATGATGCCCTTGATGCGCGGGTGGTCGGGGGCGACGCCGTACCGGATCAGGCCGAACGGGGCGGGCATCCGCTCGAAGAGGTCGATGGAGACGCCGGGGTCGGCGGCCACCTCGGACTTGAGCAGGGCGTCGGCGGCGTAGATCCCGGCGGGGCCGGCTCCGACGATGGCTACCCGCAGGGGGCGCGGCATGATCAGGTTCCCTTCGAGCGTGAATGGGCGACTCGATCGGGAAGCCTAAACTAAGGCACACCTAAGTTGGTACGCGGGTCCGGTCTATGACCTCATAAGGGGATCTTATGACTGGCCCAGCATCATCTTATGGCCGAGGGGTGGGGGAAGGGGGACGGGCGTGGGCGGACGCGCGGGGACGACGGTGGCGGTGACGGGCGGCAGCGGCTTCGTCGGCAGCCATCTCGTACGACGCCTGCTGGAGCGGGGCTACCTGGTCCACGCCACCGTACGCAACAGGGCCGACGCGGCGAAACTCCGGCCGTTGTGGGAGCTCCAGGAGG
It encodes:
- a CDS encoding PadR family transcriptional regulator, encoding MTRAAFFVLTALADQPRHGYGILRETAELSDGEVQLRVGTLYGVLDRLTADGLIVLDREEVRQGRLRRYYRLTDDGVAALEAEAERMAAGAGAAKRRIAEGRRAGARPARGPAGLEPPTAPGLAGGYA
- a CDS encoding FAD-dependent oxidoreductase: MPRPLRVAIVGAGPAGIYAADALLKSEVAADPGVSIDLFERMPAPFGLIRYGVAPDHPRIKGIITALHQVLDKPQIRLFGNVDYPTDISLDDLRAFYDAVIFSTGAMADRELSLPGIDLDGSYGAADFVSWYDGHPDVPRTWPLQAEKVAVLGVGNVALDVARILAKTADELLPTEIPPNVYDGLKANKAVEIHVFGRRGPAQAKFSPMELRELDHSPNIEVIVDPEDIDYDEGSIETRRGNKQADMVAKTLENWAIRDVGDRPHKLFLHFFESPAEILGEDGRVVGLRTERTALDGTGNVKGTGEFKDWDVTAVYRAVGYLSEKLPKLPWDMETGTIPDEGGRVIEEGGTHLQSTYVTGWIRRGPVGLIGHTKGDANETVANLLDDYANSRLHTPASPEPEAVDAFLAAREVRFTTWEGWYKLDAAERALGEPQGRERVKIVEREDMLRESGA